A single genomic interval of Candidatus Eisenbacteria bacterium harbors:
- the lpxB gene encoding lipid-A-disaccharide synthase: MRESKILIVAGDVSGDLHASRLIQALRKAAPNVRVFAAGGPMMRAAGANMVASLEGLSVMGFTEVLSKLPAFYSLMQQLKRFMQHEQPQLVIAIDFPGFNLRLCKEAKKLGISVLYYIAPQIWAWGKNRINLMAKVVDKVAVVFPFELDIYRKRGLDASFVGHPLLEAVSVGGDKGVVRRRLGLPTGLPLVALLPGSRIHEVRRLLPRMLESADLLAQRTRITLAVGAASSVPGSEFERMTRGFRLPVRVLRGVTSELLYVSDVAVVASGSATLEAAIVGTPMVILYGVSPVSWFIARKLVALDYVGMVNIVAGRKIVSEYLQNEIEPGKISTELHELIFNERKRSDLIARLASVRDSLGGSGASEKVAAIALGMLPG, translated from the coding sequence TTGAGAGAATCCAAGATCCTAATCGTGGCGGGAGACGTCTCGGGAGATCTTCATGCCTCGCGTCTGATTCAAGCGCTGAGGAAAGCGGCGCCGAACGTCCGGGTCTTCGCGGCGGGCGGCCCGATGATGCGTGCCGCGGGCGCCAACATGGTGGCGTCCCTCGAAGGGCTCAGTGTCATGGGGTTCACTGAAGTCCTCTCGAAATTGCCCGCCTTCTACAGCCTGATGCAACAGTTGAAGCGATTTATGCAACACGAGCAACCTCAGTTGGTTATAGCGATTGATTTTCCGGGTTTCAATCTCAGGCTCTGCAAAGAAGCGAAGAAGTTGGGGATTTCTGTGTTGTACTACATCGCACCGCAGATATGGGCCTGGGGCAAGAACAGGATCAATCTGATGGCCAAGGTCGTGGACAAGGTGGCCGTCGTGTTTCCCTTTGAGTTGGACATCTACAGGAAACGCGGGCTTGACGCTTCGTTCGTGGGGCATCCGCTCTTGGAAGCGGTTTCGGTCGGAGGAGACAAGGGGGTCGTGAGACGGAGGTTGGGTCTCCCGACCGGCTTGCCGCTGGTGGCGCTTCTACCGGGGAGCAGGATTCATGAAGTGCGGCGGCTTCTGCCGCGGATGCTTGAGTCGGCGGATCTTCTGGCACAGAGAACAAGAATCACACTGGCAGTAGGCGCGGCGAGTAGCGTTCCGGGAAGCGAGTTCGAAAGGATGACGAGAGGGTTCCGGCTGCCTGTGCGCGTTCTGCGGGGAGTCACTTCAGAGCTTCTTTACGTCTCTGACGTTGCGGTCGTTGCCTCCGGTTCGGCCACCCTGGAGGCCGCCATCGTCGGAACTCCGATGGTGATTCTGTATGGTGTTTCTCCGGTGTCGTGGTTCATCGCGCGGAAGCTAGTGGCGCTTGACTACGTGGGCATGGTAAACATTGTTGCGGGCCGGAAGATTGTTTCTGAATATCTCCAGAACGAGATCGAGCCGGGAAAAATCTCGACTGAGCTTCACGAGCTAATCTTCAACGAGCGGAAACGCTCTGACTTGATCGCTCGACTTGCGTCGGTCAGAGACTCACTGGGGGGTTCTGGCGCCTCTGAAAAGGTGGCAGCGATCGCCCTCGGCATGTTGCCCGGATAG